From the genome of Diabrotica virgifera virgifera chromosome 8, PGI_DIABVI_V3a:
ATAAGGTAAAGATCCAAATATTTGTGGTGTTGTTGGTACTAAGGTGTCAACTGTTGGACTATTGTTTATTACTTGGCTTGCCGTTTTCACTGTGGGTTGTTTTTTATTGTTGGGATTTTCAGTCAATGTGATGGAAACTGGAGAGGTAGcagtactaaaaattaatttattaagtagtcCTACCGGATAAGAGTTTTCCATTAGTATCCTTTTTAGTCTCTTCAAACTCTCTTCTCTATATGTTGGATGAGATATTTTTGTTACTCTACTTTTTAGTCccaaaattaggtttattttcaTTCGTGTAGGATGTTCCGAATAGTAATTTATGAATCTATTGCTAGAAATCGGTTTTCGATACCATTCTGTTCTGAGACTATTATCTTGAGTGCGATGGACTACCATATCCAGAAAAGGAAGACTgttattttgttctctttctGCAGTGAACTGTAATTGGCTACATTGGttgttgaaaatatttaaaacctcATTCATTTTGTCATTAGGTACTGCTAGGATCAAATCATCTACAAAACGTTTGACAAATGGAATATGAaaaggtattatttttaaacattcttCAATGAGATCATCCAGAGCATAATTGCAGATGATTGGCGATAATGAGCTTCCCATGGGAGTGCCTGATGTTTGTTTATAATAACTGTTATTaaatttacaaatgtttgtatcaaaaataaaatataatatttcttttaatgtgtttaaattcAATTTACAATGTGATTGGATCTCACTCCAGTGTTTTTCTATgctgtttagaattaaataaGACGGAATATTGGTATATAGAGATACTAcatcaaaacttactaaaatgtaattttctgaGATTTTTTTATCGTTTATGAAATTACTAAAAACAAAAGAATCTTTAAATACTATGTCATTGTTGAAATTGTATGCatttgttaaaattgttgtaaTAAAATTTGCCAATTTATTGTTGGGAGAATCTATTGAAGAGATTATTGGTCTCATTGAAAGAGTGGATTTGTGTACTTTCGGCAATGCATAGAATCGTGGAGCTACTGAATTGTAAATTTTCAATGATTTTGATTCACTAGCAGAGATGTTGCCATTATTTGCTAATTTTGATATAAGTTTGTTTGATTTTTGTTGCAATGTGCATGTCGGATCATTTGTGAGTTGCTTATAAACAGCAATAATTCTAAACAGCATAGAAAAACACTGGAGTGAGATCCAATCACATTGTAAATTgaatttaaacacattaaaagaaatattatattttatttttgatacaaacatttgtaaatttAATAACAGTTATTATAAACAAACATCAGGCACTCCCATGGGAAGCTCATTATCGCCAATCATCTGCAATTATGCTCTGGATGATCTCATTGaagaatgtttaaaaataatacctttTCATATTCCATTTGTCAAACGTTTTGTAGATGATTTGATCCTAGCAGTACCTAATGACAAAATGAATgaggttttaaatattttcaacaaCCAATATAGCCAATTACAGTTCACTGCagaaagagaacaaaataacAGTCTACCTTTTCTGGATATGGTAATCCATCGCACTCAAGATAATAGTCTCAGAACAGAATGGTATCGAAAACCGATTTCTAGCAATAGATTCATAAATTACTATTCGGAACATCCTACACGAAtgaaaataaacctaattttggGACTAAAAAGTAGAGTAACAAAAATATCTCATCCAACATATAGAGAAGAGAGTTTGAAGAAACTAAAAAGGATACTAATGGAAATCTCTTATCCGGTAGgactacttaataaattaatttttagtactgCTACCTCTCCAGTTTCCATCACATTGACTGAAAATCCCAACAATAAAAAACAACCCACAGTGAAAACGGCAAGCCAAGTAATAAACAATAGTCCAACAGTTGACACCTTAGTACCAACAACACCACAAATATTTGGATCTTTACCTTATATTCCTATCTTAACACCAAAACTTCTTAAATTATTTAAAGGattcgaaaacataaaaattgcTACTAGAAACGTTAAAACTATAGCACATTTATACACCAAAACTAAAGATCCACTAACAACTAAGGAAAGTTCAAAAGTAGTGTATCAAATACCTTGCTCAGACTGCGATAAGGTTTGTATAGGAGAAACTTCTCGTACATTACACAGCAGAATCATTTCGCACAGAAGTGATATTAACACAAACAAATCACAAGCTTGTGCATTAGCCGACCACTCAATTAATCTGAATCattcatttaatttttcacaagcgTCAATTTTAGAGAGGGTGAAAAATGAGCAGAAGAGATTATTTGTAGAAATGACACACATCCAGAAAAATAAGAAATGCATAAATAGAAAGTCAGATATAGACAAATTGAGTAACATTTATTGCTATatattagcatatcaacaaaCATTTGGCACaacatcataatctgattttGTATCGTACATTccatcattaaaaattaataataggcTGAAGACAAATTGACTGGACTAATTTATTTTCATCAAATTAACAActataataaaaacaactattgTTACTGGTTTTGCTTTCCTCCTAAAGAAATGGTAAACAATTCATATAATGTTGAACAACGAACCATGGAAACAACATAATGTTTTAGAttgctttaaatattttaatatgtgtgtgATTGTCCTTTTTTGTAAAGTTTCAACTTTATCTTTTAATCTCACGACTAGTAAGTTagaaaaataaattgtaagtacatcatttgtatattttaaaatttttgtagatgtcttgaaaaagaattaaagcaattcgaaagcttgacagtaagtcaaagagttttctttgtcttgtgggccaataAATAGactgactgcatcctcaagagatactactttatatttatatatacagtcaagaataccaccatcttatatatatatatatatatatatatatatatatatatatatatatatatttatgcacagatatcaaagtgaggtcctgacattacgcgcacttagtgaggaccggtagaaaacgtagacataatcgtttcaactcttcatagtgaccttgacaagtaaatagcaattaaaaaatgaccagtatacacaaaaaaaattacgtatatgtgtcccgtattgttcaagtatattgccacccaagtgaggccattatacccagctattaaagtgagactgtatataatTTTTAGTTATgagcacaaagtgaggacaactttacgtgtatattttcttacagctcatcaagtgaggaacATACAGTGTTGTCGGTCAATATGAGATTAGTCGTTTCTACCGACGTTTcctgtttcagtcacttgtatttataagaaggatgtggacgatttgttcttgctcgtactgtttgttaattttatttacaggCAAAACACTTATTTGATTTCAACTCCACTAAACTAACAAAAATAGAACTAACAAAATAAAGATAAACAAAGTAATAACTTTAATacctacagggtgtttggtaaagaatgggccatagctttaCCTTAGATTCCTGTGAGCTctaaataggtcgatttaagctaacttaccttagtagaaaattgataataacctaaatacagggtgtcaaagttaaacttttattttatttatttttgaatatttcctgacaggcatggggcAACAACACGAATTTTGGTAAGTGGTGCTCTTATTGTATAATCGACTAAATTATGtgaaacaaacgtttctggctactaccagaggcgtacgacagggaacatggatggttgacccttcccaaattctacgccactggtggaattgctattttagtgcaattttttgattctccaatactttttatgtaaaaaacatactcttcattcgtaacgacaaagcctttagttttcgagatatttgaagctaaagacgaaggagcataatacattaatcaaaataagggtgccttttcattttcaagttcaaatatctcgaaaactcatgactttatcgttacgaatgaatagtatattatttgcatataaagtattagaaaatctaaaaattatgctaaaatagcagttttttcagtggcgtagaatgtgggaagggtcaaccattcactttcccctgtcgtacgcctctggtattaaccacaaacgattatttaacataatttagtagggtgtacagtacctacactttctgtcaagtaccataaggatatcgCACCCTTAGTATTAAAAGGGCACATCTCGAAAATTAGCGTTTCTGAGTTTTTGGCATAAATGGGCACAAAACTACTAGTACTACAACTTGGCCTTGACAGAAATTGAAAACGGAGAATATAAAGCAAGTCCCGATATAATGTGACCCTTTCGTACTCCCCTCTCCGCCAACACATCTTCCCGCGAGATAGACCCATTCAGTAAGGTGCCGATGTCTGTCGAAGCAGGTGTGTTAGTGAGCGCTCTCATTACGAGTTGAGCCCTTCTATTACAAAACTTGAGGTACgtgttgttttatattttttgttttataaaggcACATTAAGATTAAATGCTGTATATTTCTAAAACTTCCGAAAATTTATGGGTTTATTTAAAAAGAGTTCTTTATATTACTAAAACTATTGTATGATTTTTGGAACTATATCTAAAGGATTcttgttattacaaaaatatcTGTTTGATTTACAATATCATTGAAAGTTAAATCCTTGTAATACTAAAATAATTCAACGAGTTTCTTAGTTGTGTCCATAAACTACAAAGTTTTTTGGTACTACGGCCttaattattgttattattttatgtACTAACAAGTATTAAATAAGAGGGTAACCATATCTTAACCTCTTACAGATACAttgcaaaaaaattgaagaaatatgTCATCACGATCGCGAAGAATTATGAACCTTCTTAATGTTTCACATCTACCTGATGAATGGGAAAACAGTTGCGATAAGGACCCAAACGTAAGTTTATAATTTACTAACATGTATAAACTACTTACATATTATTTTGCATTTTTAGGTCAGCAATGAAGAAAAAGAGAACATCCCTTTAAGTTCAACATCAAAACGTTCGTCGAGATCGTCATCTAGTAGTTCCAGTTCGTCTTCTAGCGTCAACAGTAGCAGTTCGTCATCTTCTAGCAGCAGCTCTTCCTCTCGATGTTGTTCACTGGAACAAGGAAGATTTGTTTCCCATATCTTAAAAGGTAAAGAAATTGAAGCCCAGCCTCAGTCTTTATCGTCTAGAACTACTTCACCTTCAATACTAGAATCCGTAATTTTAACACCACGAACTCCAGCTGTACATTACCGTATATCGCCAATGAATTCAGAAGAGAGTGATGCTGATATTAGTGACAATGATCCCACTTATAATGAACATCAAGGTAGAAAACGTTCGCCAAGCTCATCTTCAAGTTCCTCTGATGATGGTACTTCTGAAGTAGTTGCAACATCGCCCAGGAGATCGAAGAAACGTAAAGCTGATCCTACTAAATGGAAGCAAAATAACCAAAAGATAAAACGAAATGCAGGAGAACAATACATTTCTACTAAGACTAGAAACGTTGTTCCTGCGCGTCAAATGAAGAGTCCATGCAATCAGAAATGCAGATTGAAATGCAGCGAAAATTTTGATGAGGCTAAAAGACTTCAACATTTCAAATGTTTTTGGGCACTAGGAGATTTGCAATTACAGCGTATGTTTATAAAAGCAAGAATGGCTTTAGTTGAACCTAAATATAAGTATTCAAACGCTCAACATCCCAGAGCACCAAATGCTGCTTTCTACTTGTACGATGATAACGCCAAAATCAGAGTCtgcaaaacattttttatcaataCGTTGGGAATAACAAGTAAAATGATTCGCACAGTAAGATATAAGACTAACAATTGCAATTCTGTTGAAGAAGATAGAAGAGGCAAACATAATAGTCATAGACGCGTGGATGACAATCTGAAAGAAGATATCATTAGATTTATCAATCTAATACCACGAATTGAATCGCATTATTTAAGAGCGTCGACCTCAAGAGAGTTCATAAGTGGATCGAAAAGTATTACTGACTTGTTTAGAGACTTTCAAGAAAAACAGAAGAATAATTCCCGAGATTCTGGAAagtttcatttgttttatgagaTTTTTACTACCCATTTTAATTTGGGTTTTTTTCAACCCAAGAAAGATCAATGCGATCTTTGTTTACAGTATAACAACTCTTCTGCTGATCAGAGGCTTGCTCTCAAAGTCAAATATGATACTCACCTAGAAGAAAAGGAATTAAGCCGAGCAGAAAAAAAGAATGATAGAATGACTCTTGACAAATATAATTTATGCGTTTGCTACGATGTTCAAGCGATAATGCAAAGTCCCAATGGAGAAACATCATCGTTTTATTATAAATCCAAATTGAATAGCTACAACTTTACTTTGACTGTGTTAAATAAATTACCAGAGAATGAAGACGATTTTAAAGGCTATGGTGACGTGCATTGCTATTTCTGGGATGAGACCCAAGGAAAAAGAGGTGCAGTGGAGATTGGAAGTTGCGTTTTAGACTTTTTAAAGAAGGTTTGTGAGGATGCAGGTGAACATGAAGTTAACGTAACATTTGTAACAGATAATTGTTGTggccaaaacaaaaataaatacatagCTTCTTTATACATGTTTGCAGTCACTACTATAAAAAACTTAAAGGGCATAACTCACAAATTCCTTATAAAAGGTCATACGCAAAATGAAGCCGACAATGTACACATGCTGATACAGAAACAAATATCAAGAGATTTAAAAGCTGGTCCAATCTTAACACCACTTCAATACACCACCGCAATTCAGAGAGCTAGGAAAACGGGGAAACCTTTTATCGTTCATACTTTGAATCATGATTTCTTTTACGACTTGAAAGATTTACAAGTCAAGTGGGGATATAATTTCAACGTTGACGAAGAGAAGAATACCATCGTATGGAATCACATCAAAGTTATGAAATTTACGAAAGGGAACCCATTCTTTTTTCAATATAAGACATCATACAAAGACGcgtttaaacaaataaatgttagaaacaaaagaaagaaaatgttggataataaagaaatatctatcaaaacaGTTTATAGTGCGCCATTTGAGTTAAGTTTAAATAAGAAACAGGATCTCAAAGAATTAATTTCTAAGAGACTTATTGACCCTTATCATGCCTGTTACTATAATAATATGTTAATGTAACTGTTTTctaattgtaatttttaatactttgttttatttttgaaatgattTATGACTATTACTTAAAACTTAAACCTGCTggctattttatatttcatagTTCTTTAGCTACTATTCCAGTCGTTagctattctattctattcaaaCACGACTGATTGTAAAAAATGAATATGATAGATCTTAAGCGCTCGCACAAAAGAAGAATGATTTTATGTTgagaaaatttgttaatttttttgtctaGTAAATTCAGTAATTTTTTGTGAGAATATTTTAGTTTTGTGTTACATTATAAACGTTAAGacaattttggttttttttatatgacTGTCCCAAAAAGAGTGTTATAGGTTTTGTTATTGGATTTGTATGCTACATGCCTATTACTTTTTGGTTTTTGAgaataaagttattttttgttaatcttttacgatttaatgttttattaattCCTTTACAAGAGGCACTTTTATCATTGAAAGTAGTTAAAGATTATTATTACACagccatatttatatttgtaacttaaaaaatagtgtatatttaatCATTAAAAGGCTTAAT
Proteins encoded in this window:
- the LOC126889507 gene encoding uncharacterized protein LOC126889507, which translates into the protein MSSRSRRIMNLLNVSHLPDEWENSCDKDPNVSNEEKENIPLSSTSKRSSRSSSSSSSSSSSVNSSSSSSSSSSSSSRCCSLEQGRFVSHILKGKEIEAQPQSLSSRTTSPSILESVILTPRTPAVHYRISPMNSEESDADISDNDPTYNEHQGRKRSPSSSSSSSDDGTSEVVATSPRRSKKRKADPTKWKQNNQKIKRNAGEQYISTKTRNVVPARQMKSPCNQKCRLKCSENFDEAKRLQHFKCFWALGDLQLQRMFIKARMALVEPKYKYSNAQHPRAPNAAFYLYDDNAKIRVCKTFFINTLGITSKMIRTVRYKTNNCNSVEEDRRGKHNSHRRVDDNLKEDIIRFINLIPRIESHYLRASTSREFISGSKSITDLFRDFQEKQKNNSRDSGKFHLFYEIFTTHFNLGFFQPKKDQCDLCLQYNNSSADQRLALKVKYDTHLEEKELSRAEKKNDRMTLDKYNLCVCYDVQAIMQSPNGETSSFYYKSKLNSYNFTLTVLNKLPENEDDFKGYGDVHCYFWDETQGKRGAVEIGSCVLDFLKKVCEDAGEHEVNVTFVTDNCCGQNKNKYIASLYMFAVTTIKNLKGITHKFLIKGHTQNEADNVHMLIQKQISRDLKAGPILTPLQYTTAIQRARKTGKPFIVHTLNHDFFYDLKDLQVKWGYNFNVDEEKNTIVWNHIKVMKFTKGNPFFFQYKTSYKDAFKQINVRNKRKKMLDNKEISIKTVYSAPFELSLNKKQDLKELISKRLIDPYHACYYNNMLM